A DNA window from Pseudoalteromonas spongiae UST010723-006 contains the following coding sequences:
- a CDS encoding EAL domain-containing protein has protein sequence MIWRYCVLAILLCAVSINALANSKANVRRFSPNEGLAQSYVTGLLVDKNGYLWVGTEAGVNRYDGYQLSTMTGAEGQLRDKSIDFLYEDKQNDIWISTTYSGLYRYKTDTYQLERVLDFKNDRTHSPVVMLETHQPNFYWLGRVHDLALLNSETGEVKSVFKIPGDFKYAYVRALKYYKHFLIIGTSEGAFVMDTRTEKIVKLEFLNEPAAHHDQYNTKSFHISGSQLWLGTVQGLHTVELDHIERLVAGEIDKLSSELRISDLNIWKIMPFKSGLKLATNEGVYNYFADDDQLIKSTELDNSDFKLSDNSIVDMLLSDDGSMWLASKTDGAYFVSNNNYSFQNYNRDTLYGGLSHNNIWSIVEHNKDIWLATSDGITRFNPYSYQSQTYLEGYLADRLNHEFHVYKMFSFNGKLWLVSTRGLFTFDLETLTISAVEMPFDKYKDMFSKQIVIGHFNDAGDMYFKSFRYGYFKYNVVTEELTQIHPDVKVIGDTFAGYFLPPLDDSKLPLFYHNKTLYQLMPDNTVEYRYTAPVPDEVEYLSLASYVIDNNGILWLSYYGYGLVGLDSTTFEEKYKIEDRVDTRGSLFYSLTKDQRGMIWMASHSGIWRFDPNTQHFRQFTVDDGIAVNEFNSAAKITYSDGRIVFGSIKGVTSFFPERNDANEHISERVNITSITLMSRKLEAESIIQQNLLELDYDDIGLEIGFSAMLFKYQERVEYEYRLDDSALVRTSNNKVAFARISPGKHTFYVRARDPLNGSYTDFKSFTIQVNYPPWRSPAAFAIYFILLASIVSVWMLRRHRYQTRLLAAHKQSSENATRLKMALQSSQSGVWEWQSGLGHSYQPRLVDELGFDKSEVSLDEYLAKIHPDDRARYRIEWLEFVSTDKGEFELAYRVRHSQGHWRWYKDVGRVIEWDEDVPQRVSGTYTNFTRERDFENSARLFSAAFEHTRDWVFVMDREFNILAINKALRESHHFDLKHDSARKLSLGLSAKRRTYYLRALGKLNVGEHYQSEETITSPNGTKYNCLIKATAIAAENGEVDNYIVVITDISSQKEAEQALYLLANYDKLTKLPNRSLFIDRVAHAISLNKNSEQLLTVLFIDLDQFKKVNDSFGHHDGDKLLVEIAERIKQVIDGKATAARLNSDEFTVLLENINSKEDVVALCQRLIAALKEPFALAGETVRITASIGVAIFPDDETTAINLIKAADIAMYHAKKRGGECFLFFQQEMNKKVQRLLRLESRLKQAHSENELSNQYQPIIDVNTGKVVGFETLMRWQHNGEAISPSRFIAIAENTGLITEMTMASLTRAVQDMQRWCEIDNDFYVSINLSAKDFHHLDLAEQIIALCNTYEVPCHMVALEITESVLMADFDSAKAAMDKLKSAGCRIYLDDFGTGYSSLAYLKRFPVDVIKIDGGFVRNIGDEADDEAIIRSTLALAKSLGKVCIAEGVESKEQLLFLQAEGCEYVQGYYFYSPLDASQVKSLLKR, from the coding sequence ATGATTTGGCGATACTGCGTACTGGCGATTTTGTTGTGTGCTGTATCAATAAATGCGCTGGCAAACAGTAAGGCAAACGTACGTCGATTCTCGCCAAATGAAGGATTAGCGCAGTCTTATGTAACAGGTTTATTAGTTGATAAGAATGGTTACTTATGGGTTGGAACTGAAGCAGGCGTAAACCGTTACGATGGTTATCAACTATCTACTATGACAGGTGCCGAAGGGCAACTGCGCGATAAATCGATTGATTTCCTATACGAAGATAAACAAAACGATATTTGGATTTCCACTACTTATTCTGGCTTGTATCGATATAAAACCGATACCTATCAACTAGAGCGCGTGCTTGATTTTAAAAATGACCGAACTCACTCTCCAGTCGTGATGTTAGAAACCCATCAACCTAATTTTTACTGGTTGGGGCGTGTTCATGACTTAGCGTTGTTAAACAGTGAAACCGGTGAAGTGAAAAGTGTGTTTAAAATCCCAGGAGACTTTAAATACGCGTATGTTAGAGCGCTTAAATATTACAAACATTTTTTAATCATAGGCACATCGGAAGGTGCTTTTGTGATGGATACGCGCACTGAAAAAATCGTTAAACTAGAATTTTTAAATGAACCCGCAGCGCATCACGATCAATACAATACAAAGTCATTTCATATCTCGGGTTCTCAGCTTTGGCTTGGCACCGTGCAAGGTTTGCACACGGTTGAACTTGATCATATCGAGCGCTTGGTAGCTGGTGAAATAGATAAACTGAGTAGCGAACTGCGTATTTCAGATTTAAACATATGGAAAATCATGCCGTTTAAATCAGGACTAAAGCTTGCTACCAATGAAGGTGTTTATAATTACTTTGCCGATGATGATCAGCTAATTAAAAGCACAGAACTCGATAATTCCGATTTTAAGTTAAGCGACAATAGCATTGTTGATATGCTGCTTTCCGATGACGGTTCAATGTGGCTTGCCAGTAAAACCGACGGTGCGTATTTTGTCTCGAATAATAATTACTCATTTCAAAACTATAACCGCGATACCTTGTATGGTGGTTTATCCCATAACAATATTTGGAGCATTGTTGAGCATAATAAAGACATTTGGTTAGCAACTAGTGACGGTATTACGCGTTTCAATCCCTATTCTTACCAAAGCCAAACCTATTTAGAAGGTTACTTAGCTGACCGCTTAAACCATGAATTCCACGTATATAAAATGTTTAGCTTTAACGGCAAGTTATGGCTGGTAAGCACGCGAGGATTATTTACCTTTGACTTGGAAACGTTAACAATTTCAGCTGTTGAAATGCCTTTTGACAAGTACAAAGACATGTTTAGCAAGCAGATTGTGATAGGACATTTTAACGACGCAGGTGATATGTATTTTAAGAGCTTTCGCTATGGCTACTTTAAATACAATGTAGTCACAGAGGAACTAACGCAAATTCACCCCGACGTAAAAGTGATTGGTGATACATTTGCGGGGTATTTTTTACCACCGCTAGATGACAGCAAGTTACCACTGTTTTATCACAATAAAACGTTATATCAACTGATGCCGGACAACACCGTAGAGTATCGTTATACCGCGCCAGTCCCCGATGAGGTGGAGTATTTGTCGCTTGCGTCTTATGTAATCGATAACAACGGCATTCTTTGGTTGTCTTATTATGGCTACGGGTTAGTCGGTTTAGATAGCACCACATTTGAAGAAAAATACAAAATCGAAGACAGGGTTGATACCCGCGGCTCATTGTTTTATAGCCTAACCAAAGATCAGCGAGGCATGATCTGGATGGCGAGCCACAGTGGTATTTGGCGCTTTGACCCAAATACCCAACACTTTAGGCAGTTCACAGTGGATGATGGTATTGCCGTTAATGAGTTTAACTCGGCCGCAAAAATAACTTACTCCGATGGCCGCATTGTATTTGGTTCAATTAAAGGGGTGACCAGCTTTTTCCCCGAGCGCAATGACGCTAATGAACACATATCAGAGCGGGTGAATATTACCTCAATTACCCTAATGTCGCGCAAACTTGAAGCTGAGTCGATTATTCAGCAAAACTTACTTGAGCTTGATTATGACGATATTGGTTTAGAAATTGGCTTTTCTGCGATGTTATTTAAGTATCAGGAACGCGTTGAATATGAATACCGTTTAGATGATTCTGCATTAGTTAGAACGAGTAATAATAAAGTTGCGTTTGCACGAATTTCACCGGGAAAACACACTTTTTACGTACGTGCCAGAGACCCGTTAAACGGCAGCTATACCGACTTTAAGAGTTTTACGATTCAGGTAAATTATCCACCTTGGCGCTCGCCCGCGGCATTCGCCATTTACTTTATATTACTGGCAAGTATTGTGTCGGTGTGGATGTTGCGTCGTCATCGCTATCAAACGCGCTTGTTAGCTGCGCACAAACAAAGCAGCGAAAATGCCACGCGTTTAAAAATGGCGCTACAAAGCAGCCAATCTGGGGTGTGGGAATGGCAAAGTGGCCTTGGTCATAGTTATCAGCCACGTTTAGTTGATGAATTGGGGTTTGATAAAAGCGAAGTATCACTGGATGAGTACTTAGCAAAAATTCATCCCGATGATAGAGCCCGTTATCGCATTGAATGGTTAGAGTTTGTCAGCACAGATAAAGGCGAATTTGAACTTGCTTACCGTGTACGCCATAGCCAAGGCCATTGGCGTTGGTATAAAGATGTAGGTCGCGTTATTGAGTGGGATGAAGATGTGCCGCAGCGCGTGTCGGGCACCTACACCAACTTTACGCGTGAGCGTGACTTTGAAAACAGTGCCCGTTTATTTAGCGCCGCATTTGAGCATACTCGCGATTGGGTATTTGTGATGGACCGCGAGTTTAATATTCTTGCGATAAATAAAGCATTGCGCGAAAGCCATCATTTTGACCTTAAACATGACTCAGCACGCAAGCTATCACTTGGCCTAAGTGCCAAAAGGCGCACTTATTATTTGAGAGCGCTTGGTAAGCTAAACGTGGGTGAACATTATCAATCGGAAGAAACCATCACCAGCCCTAATGGCACAAAATACAATTGCTTGATAAAAGCCACAGCAATTGCGGCTGAAAACGGTGAGGTTGATAACTATATTGTGGTGATCACCGATATCAGTAGTCAAAAAGAAGCTGAGCAAGCGCTGTATTTACTGGCAAATTACGACAAACTAACCAAATTACCTAATCGCAGTTTGTTTATTGATCGAGTGGCTCATGCCATTAGTCTTAATAAAAACAGTGAGCAGCTACTGACTGTGTTATTTATCGATCTTGACCAGTTTAAGAAAGTGAATGACTCATTTGGTCATCATGATGGTGACAAATTATTGGTGGAAATAGCCGAACGCATTAAACAGGTCATTGACGGCAAGGCGACCGCGGCGCGATTAAATAGCGATGAATTTACTGTATTGCTTGAGAATATTAATAGTAAAGAAGACGTTGTAGCCTTGTGTCAGCGCTTAATTGCGGCGCTAAAAGAGCCATTTGCACTGGCGGGTGAAACCGTGAGAATTACTGCCAGCATTGGTGTTGCCATATTTCCAGATGATGAAACAACCGCTATTAATTTGATTAAAGCTGCCGATATTGCGATGTATCACGCTAAAAAACGCGGTGGCGAGTGCTTTTTGTTTTTCCAACAAGAAATGAATAAAAAAGTACAGCGATTGCTTCGTTTAGAGTCAAGGCTTAAGCAAGCGCATAGTGAAAATGAACTGTCGAATCAGTATCAGCCGATTATTGATGTTAATACAGGCAAGGTGGTTGGCTTTGAAACCTTAATGCGCTGGCAGCACAATGGTGAGGCAATTAGTCCATCGCGTTTTATCGCCATTGCCGAAAATACCGGTCTCATTACTGAAATGACAATGGCATCGTTAACGCGCGCAGTACAAGACATGCAACGCTGGTGCGAGATCGATAACGACTTTTATGTATCGATTAACCTATCGGCGAAAGACTTCCATCACCTTGATCTGGCAGAGCAAATTATAGCATTGTGCAACACGTATGAAGTGCCGTGTCATATGGTGGCACTTGAGATTACCGAATCTGTACTTATGGCTGATTTTGATAGTGCAAAAGCGGCTATGGATAAGCTAAAAAGTGCAGGTTGCCGCATTTATCTTGATGATTTTGGCACTGGCTACTCATCGCTGGCTTACTTAAAACGTTTTCCGGTGGATGTGATTAAAATTGATGGTGGCTTTGTTCGAAATATTGGCGATGAAGCAGACGACGAAGCAATTATTCGCTCAACCTTAGCGCTTGCAAAAAGTTTGGGTAAAGTGTGTATTGCTGAAGGAGTTGAAAGCAAGGAGCAGCTGTTGTTCTTGCAAGCAGAAGGATGTGAGTATGTG